A genomic stretch from Penaeus vannamei isolate JL-2024 chromosome 6, ASM4276789v1, whole genome shotgun sequence includes:
- the Prps gene encoding ribose-phosphate pyrophosphokinase 2 isoform X2 yields the protein MVEEARARRVDGEALSDGDEEALFSAPGGWLAQLSLAPGRGGRPLALPLLPSAGRRKMPNIKIFSGSSHPDLAQRVVDRLGIDLGKVVTKKFSNLETCVEIGESVRGEDVYIVQSGCGEINDNLMEMLIMINACKIASAARVTAVIPCFPYARQDKKDKSRAPISAKLVANMLSVAGADHIITMDLHASQIQGFFDIPVDNLYAEPAVLKWIRENIPEWGNSIIVSPDAGGAKRVTSIADRLNVEFALIHKERKKANEVASMVLVGDVKDRIAILVDDMADTCGTICHAAEKLMEAGATKVYAILTHGIFSGPAVTRINNACFEAVVVTNTIPQEQHMKESNKIQCIDISLVFAEAIRRTHNGESVSYLFSNVPYH from the exons ATGGTGGAGGAGGCGAGGGCCCGACGCGTCGACGGAGAAGCTCTGAGCGACGGAGACGAAGAAGCCCTTTTCTCTGCTCCCGGCGGCTGGCTGGCTCAACTCTCCCTCGCTCCTGGTCGTGGCGGTCGtcccctcgctcttcctctcctcccgtcgGCAGGTCGTCGCAAAATGCCCAACATCAAGATCTTTTCGGGGTCGTCCCATCCCGACCTGGCGCAGAGGGTCGTGGATCGCCTCGGCATTGATTTGGGGAAGGTCGTGACCAAGAAGTTTTCCAATTTGGAGACCTG TGTGGAGATTGGGGAGAGCGTCCGAGGCGAAGATGTGTACATCGTGCAGAGCGGTTGTGGGGAAATCAACGACAACCTCATGGAGATGCTCATCATGATCAACGCTTGCAAAATTGCCTCTGCGGCCCGAGTAACAGCAGTCATTCCATGTTTCCCTTATGCTAGACAGGACAAGAAGGATAAG TCGCGAGCCCCAATTTCTGCCAAGCTTGTTGCCAACATGCTCTCCGTGGCCGGTGCTGACCACATCATCACCATGGACCTCCATGCCTCTCAGATCCAAGGCTTCTTTGATATTCCTGTTGATAACCTTTACGCTGAGCCTGCAGTCCTCAAGTGGATTCGTGAGAACATACCGGAGTGGGGGAATTCCATCATAGTTTCGCCCGATGCCGGTGGTGCCAAAAG AGTCACTTCTATAGCTGACCGGCTTAATGTTGAGTTTGCCTTGATTCACAAAGAGCGCAAGAAAGCCAATGAGGTGGCTTCGATGGTGCTGGTTGGAGACGTGAAGGACCGCATTGCCATCCTGGTTGACGACATGGCAGACACATGTGGCACAATTTGTCATGCTGCGGAAAA GCTCATGGAGGCAGGTGCAACCAAAGTGTATGCCATTCTTACTCATGGCATTTTCTCTGGACCTGCAGTCACTAGGATCAACAACGCATGCTTTGAGGCAGTCGTAGTAACCAATACGATACCCCAGGAGCAGCACATGAAGGAGTCTAATAAAATCCAG TGTATTGACATCTCCTTGGTGTTTGCCGAAGCAATACGGAGGACACACAACGGAGAGAGCGTTTCGTACTTGTTTAGCAATGTTCCATATCACTAG
- the Prps gene encoding ribose-phosphate pyrophosphokinase 2 isoform X1 has protein sequence MVEEARARRVDGEALSDGDEEALFSAPGGWLAQLSLAPGRGGRPLALPLLPSAGRRKMPNIKIFSGSSHPDLAQRVVDRLGIDLGKVVTKKFSNLETCVEIGESVRGEDVYIVQSGCGEINDNLMEMLIMINACKIASAARVTAVIPCFPYARQDKKDKEQVAYRPLSRAPISAKLVANMLSVAGADHIITMDLHASQIQGFFDIPVDNLYAEPAVLKWIRENIPEWGNSIIVSPDAGGAKRVTSIADRLNVEFALIHKERKKANEVASMVLVGDVKDRIAILVDDMADTCGTICHAAEKLMEAGATKVYAILTHGIFSGPAVTRINNACFEAVVVTNTIPQEQHMKESNKIQCIDISLVFAEAIRRTHNGESVSYLFSNVPYH, from the exons ATGGTGGAGGAGGCGAGGGCCCGACGCGTCGACGGAGAAGCTCTGAGCGACGGAGACGAAGAAGCCCTTTTCTCTGCTCCCGGCGGCTGGCTGGCTCAACTCTCCCTCGCTCCTGGTCGTGGCGGTCGtcccctcgctcttcctctcctcccgtcgGCAGGTCGTCGCAAAATGCCCAACATCAAGATCTTTTCGGGGTCGTCCCATCCCGACCTGGCGCAGAGGGTCGTGGATCGCCTCGGCATTGATTTGGGGAAGGTCGTGACCAAGAAGTTTTCCAATTTGGAGACCTG TGTGGAGATTGGGGAGAGCGTCCGAGGCGAAGATGTGTACATCGTGCAGAGCGGTTGTGGGGAAATCAACGACAACCTCATGGAGATGCTCATCATGATCAACGCTTGCAAAATTGCCTCTGCGGCCCGAGTAACAGCAGTCATTCCATGTTTCCCTTATGCTAGACAGGACAAGAAGGATAAG GAACAGGTGGCATATAGGCCTCTA TCGCGAGCCCCAATTTCTGCCAAGCTTGTTGCCAACATGCTCTCCGTGGCCGGTGCTGACCACATCATCACCATGGACCTCCATGCCTCTCAGATCCAAGGCTTCTTTGATATTCCTGTTGATAACCTTTACGCTGAGCCTGCAGTCCTCAAGTGGATTCGTGAGAACATACCGGAGTGGGGGAATTCCATCATAGTTTCGCCCGATGCCGGTGGTGCCAAAAG AGTCACTTCTATAGCTGACCGGCTTAATGTTGAGTTTGCCTTGATTCACAAAGAGCGCAAGAAAGCCAATGAGGTGGCTTCGATGGTGCTGGTTGGAGACGTGAAGGACCGCATTGCCATCCTGGTTGACGACATGGCAGACACATGTGGCACAATTTGTCATGCTGCGGAAAA GCTCATGGAGGCAGGTGCAACCAAAGTGTATGCCATTCTTACTCATGGCATTTTCTCTGGACCTGCAGTCACTAGGATCAACAACGCATGCTTTGAGGCAGTCGTAGTAACCAATACGATACCCCAGGAGCAGCACATGAAGGAGTCTAATAAAATCCAG TGTATTGACATCTCCTTGGTGTTTGCCGAAGCAATACGGAGGACACACAACGGAGAGAGCGTTTCGTACTTGTTTAGCAATGTTCCATATCACTAG